From Kineosporia corallincola, one genomic window encodes:
- a CDS encoding sporulation protein has protein sequence MVFKKMLGALGIGGPSVDTVLSRPTAEPGGVLTGQVNLTGGGADVDIEHITLGLITRMESGDHDAVGEFHRVAVSGPIRLAEGQQLSLPFQLVMPWETPITAVYGQPLHGMVMGVRTEVSIARAVDKGDLDPVQVQPLPVQQRILDAFAQLGFVFKSADLERGQLAGVPQQLPFYQEIEYFPAQQYAHAVNEVELTFVANPHSVQVVLEFDKRGGLFRPGHDSYGRYTVSHADADSTDWAQVVDGWVQEAIGQRQALFGQGAAGGYGQNPYGQPGYGQGGYGQGGHGQAGYPAGQPMHHGGHSSGGGSGMAGMAMGVVGGLTAGYVANEIIEDIFEGDEEEEGSEEEEA, from the coding sequence GTGGTCTTCAAGAAGATGCTGGGCGCCCTCGGAATCGGCGGCCCGAGTGTCGACACTGTGCTGTCCCGCCCCACCGCCGAACCGGGCGGGGTGCTGACCGGGCAGGTGAACCTCACCGGTGGCGGCGCCGACGTGGACATCGAGCACATCACCCTGGGCCTGATCACCCGGATGGAGAGCGGCGACCACGACGCCGTCGGGGAGTTCCACCGGGTCGCCGTCAGCGGGCCGATCCGGCTCGCCGAGGGGCAGCAGCTCTCGCTCCCCTTCCAGCTCGTGATGCCCTGGGAGACACCGATCACCGCCGTGTACGGGCAGCCGCTGCACGGCATGGTGATGGGGGTGCGCACCGAGGTCTCGATCGCCCGGGCCGTCGACAAGGGCGACCTCGACCCGGTGCAGGTGCAGCCGCTGCCCGTGCAGCAGCGCATCCTGGACGCCTTCGCCCAGCTCGGCTTCGTGTTCAAGTCGGCCGACCTGGAGCGGGGGCAGCTGGCCGGGGTGCCGCAGCAGCTGCCGTTCTACCAGGAGATCGAGTACTTCCCGGCGCAGCAGTACGCCCACGCCGTGAACGAGGTCGAGCTCACCTTCGTGGCGAACCCGCACTCGGTGCAGGTGGTGCTGGAGTTCGACAAGCGCGGCGGCCTGTTCCGGCCGGGCCATGACAGCTACGGGCGCTACACCGTGTCGCACGCCGACGCCGACAGCACCGACTGGGCGCAGGTCGTGGACGGCTGGGTGCAGGAGGCCATCGGGCAGCGGCAGGCGCTGTTCGGCCAGGGCGCGGCCGGCGGCTACGGCCAGAACCCCTACGGCCAGCCCGGTTACGGCCAGGGTGGCTACGGGCAGGGCGGCCATGGCCAGGCCGGTTATCCGGCCGGTCAGCCGATGCACCACGGCGGGCACTCGTCCGGCGGCGGCTCCGGTATGGCCGGGATGGCGATGGGCGTCGTCGGCGGTCTGACCGCCGGATACGTCGCCAACGAGATCATCGAAGACATCTTCGAGGGCGACGAGGAAGAGGAGGGCAGCGAGGAGGAAGAAGCCTGA
- a CDS encoding nuclear transport factor 2 family protein, whose amino-acid sequence MTNGRRETIVAEWIQAANTHDPERFLAFFADDAVLDDPSVGRSFEGADGIGEYYRDYFIGYGTRTRLIGMTPQDGHLHVEVHFTGEFPGGQTGGIFDITFTGDQIRFIRADLA is encoded by the coding sequence ATGACGAACGGACGACGTGAAACCATCGTGGCCGAGTGGATCCAGGCCGCGAACACCCATGACCCGGAGCGCTTTCTCGCGTTCTTCGCCGACGACGCGGTGCTGGACGATCCCTCGGTCGGGCGCAGTTTCGAGGGCGCCGACGGCATCGGGGAGTACTACCGGGACTACTTCATCGGGTACGGCACACGGACCCGGCTGATCGGGATGACGCCGCAGGACGGCCATCTGCACGTGGAGGTGCACTTCACCGGAGAGTTCCCGGGAGGGCAGACCGGCGGCATCTTCGACATCACGTTCACCGGTGACCAAATCCGTTTCATCCGGGCGGATCTGGCCTGA
- a CDS encoding SDR family oxidoreductase, translating into MSTQSKAVLITGASSGIGEATAIHLARAGHQVLAGARRTERLSDLAGRLRADGADLRTTHLDVTDPDSVHAFAATGTELFGRVDVLVNNAGVMPLSLVEDLRVDEWNQMIDVNIRGVLHGIAAVLPGMRERGSGHIVNVASVSGLRVDPTAAVYSATKFAVRAISEGLRQESRDVRVTVVCPGFTRTELTHQGGDAAVQQAARAATDELAIPPSAIARAIAFAVDQPADVDVSELVVRPTAQG; encoded by the coding sequence ATGAGCACGCAGTCCAAGGCCGTCCTGATCACCGGCGCCAGCAGCGGCATCGGCGAGGCCACCGCCATCCACCTGGCCCGGGCCGGGCACCAGGTGCTCGCCGGAGCCCGCCGCACAGAACGTCTTTCGGACCTGGCCGGGCGGCTTCGCGCGGACGGCGCCGACCTGCGCACCACCCACCTCGACGTCACCGACCCGGACTCGGTGCACGCCTTCGCGGCCACCGGCACGGAGCTCTTCGGGCGCGTCGACGTCCTGGTCAACAACGCCGGCGTGATGCCTCTGTCGCTGGTCGAGGACCTGCGCGTGGACGAGTGGAACCAGATGATCGACGTCAACATCCGCGGTGTGCTGCACGGCATCGCGGCGGTACTGCCCGGCATGCGCGAGCGCGGGAGCGGGCACATCGTCAACGTCGCGTCGGTCTCCGGCCTGCGGGTGGACCCCACCGCCGCGGTCTACAGCGCGACGAAGTTCGCCGTCCGGGCCATCTCCGAGGGGCTACGGCAGGAGAGCCGGGACGTCCGCGTCACCGTGGTCTGCCCCGGTTTCACCCGGACCGAGCTCACACATCAGGGCGGTGACGCCGCGGTGCAGCAGGCCGCCCGCGCGGCCACCGACGAGCTGGCCATCCCGCCCTCGGCGATCGCCCGGGCCATCGCCTTCGCGGTGGACCAGCCGGCCGACGTGGACGTCAGCGAACTGGTGGTGCGTCCCACGGCTCAGGGGTGA
- a CDS encoding helix-turn-helix transcriptional regulator, translating into MPPRDNELGDFLRSSRSRIEPGEAGLAGGRAGRRVPGLRREEVAVLAGVSADYYTRLEQGRERNPSAQVIEAIGRALRLPEQAREHMFRLAGLLPRAGRPPEVVATSLMDVLAAFPSAAAYVLGPALDVLAANPIAEALLSPFGEERGMPRILFTHPAAATVFTERDLLRRASVHALRLNAGRFPGHPGIQDVVAGLTEESAEFARLWQDHQVGGLSRAFKVFVHPAVGRIELTYQTFEVDDAPGQQLLVGTPVPGSAGQEALARLASGTRLTPEPWDAPPVR; encoded by the coding sequence ATGCCCCCGCGCGACAACGAACTCGGCGACTTCCTGCGCAGCAGTCGTTCCCGCATCGAGCCGGGTGAGGCGGGACTGGCGGGCGGCCGGGCCGGACGGCGTGTGCCGGGTCTGCGCCGCGAGGAGGTGGCGGTGCTGGCCGGGGTCAGCGCCGACTACTACACCCGCCTGGAGCAGGGGCGCGAGCGCAATCCCTCCGCGCAGGTGATCGAGGCCATCGGCCGGGCCCTGCGGTTGCCGGAGCAGGCGCGGGAGCACATGTTCCGGCTCGCCGGGCTGCTCCCTCGGGCGGGTCGCCCGCCCGAGGTGGTCGCCACTTCCCTGATGGACGTCCTCGCGGCCTTTCCGTCGGCTGCCGCCTACGTGCTCGGCCCGGCTCTGGACGTGCTGGCGGCCAACCCGATCGCCGAGGCGCTGCTGTCGCCGTTCGGCGAGGAGCGCGGCATGCCCCGCATCCTGTTCACCCACCCCGCCGCCGCGACCGTGTTCACCGAGCGGGACCTGCTGCGCCGGGCCAGCGTCCATGCTCTTCGACTGAACGCCGGCCGGTTCCCCGGCCACCCGGGCATCCAGGACGTGGTGGCCGGGCTGACCGAGGAATCGGCCGAGTTCGCCCGGCTCTGGCAGGACCACCAGGTGGGCGGCCTGAGCCGGGCGTTCAAGGTGTTCGTGCATCCTGCCGTGGGCCGGATCGAGCTGACCTACCAGACCTTCGAGGTGGACGACGCGCCCGGCCAGCAGTTGCTGGTCGGCACGCCGGTGCCCGGGTCGGCGGGCCAGGAGGCGCTGGCCCGCCTGGCCTCCGGCACCCGGCTCACCCCTGAGCCGTGGGACGCACCACCAGTTCGCTGA
- a CDS encoding tyrosine-type recombinase/integrase produces the protein MITLRSGYPGADFGSWLAHTQGFSRHTVRAYTSDAARFQEFIGLTPGSAAVTGDQIRRFLESRRREGLSEATIRRNLAAARSFCRWLQASELPVDRDWSQVRFRTSGARPLPRSIPRHELSQLLRCLLRSADLGAPPAPLTRPHKVTTLVAVTLMITTGVRVGEVVQIRTGDITFADESIRIHGKGSRERVVYYTGSWLNPLLRAYLDARADLGVGHPYLLFKNDLDPMTTSALRDRIAGAGRASRIGRHLTPHMFRHSAATQLLESGIDIRYVQRLLGHASISTTEIYTHVSDVALRRVITQADVLRHCLDP, from the coding sequence GTGATCACGCTGAGATCCGGCTACCCGGGCGCCGATTTCGGTTCCTGGCTGGCGCACACGCAAGGCTTCTCCCGGCACACCGTCCGGGCCTACACCTCCGACGCGGCCAGGTTCCAGGAGTTCATCGGCCTCACCCCGGGGTCGGCGGCGGTGACCGGCGACCAGATCCGGCGGTTCCTGGAGTCCCGGCGCCGTGAGGGACTGTCCGAGGCCACGATCCGCCGCAACCTGGCCGCGGCGCGGAGCTTCTGCCGATGGCTCCAGGCCAGCGAGCTGCCCGTCGACCGGGACTGGTCGCAGGTGAGGTTCCGGACCAGCGGGGCCCGGCCCCTGCCCCGGTCGATCCCGCGGCACGAACTCAGTCAGCTGCTGCGCTGTCTTCTCCGGTCGGCCGATCTCGGCGCCCCACCGGCTCCGCTGACCCGTCCGCACAAGGTGACGACGCTGGTCGCCGTGACGCTGATGATCACCACCGGGGTGCGGGTCGGCGAGGTGGTGCAGATCCGTACCGGTGACATCACTTTCGCCGACGAGAGCATCCGGATCCACGGAAAGGGTTCCCGGGAGCGGGTTGTCTACTACACCGGCTCCTGGCTGAACCCCCTGCTGCGGGCCTACCTGGACGCCCGCGCGGACCTCGGCGTCGGCCATCCGTACCTGCTGTTCAAGAACGACCTGGACCCGATGACCACCTCCGCCCTGCGCGACCGCATCGCCGGCGCGGGCCGCGCCTCCCGCATCGGCCGGCACCTGACCCCGCACATGTTCCGGCACTCCGCGGCCACCCAGCTGCTCGAGTCCGGGATCGACATCCGCTACGTGCAGCGGCTTCTCGGGCACGCGAGCATCAGCACGACCGAGATCTACACCCATGTGAGCGATGTGGCACTGCGCCGGGTGATCACCCAAGCGGATGTTTTGCGGCACTGTCTGGACCCCTGA
- a CDS encoding AAA family ATPase: MPDLWQLLKQDTVLDQVAQGLRSGQGMQLVTGPPGAGKSRLAVEIGQAWEAAGGVTLVAQGDPGRGDSALYPFNYAMAGLSNHWRTTGALALGVGQAVESLLGTYGVITLAVGALAQLPQKRRERRSRFLGEPAQQVLNQLEQKGRRKPLLLIADNLHWWDGESLDLLRMLLGQELRATMPFLGRLRVLAVETVEPYQSVSHPRAHENLLAGADTRTFSLERAPRDRFREILVALGAPETLDQGAADEIYTLSGAHLVLAQRAAEYMAGRGIDTLLATGDAEDFRRVLLTQRVHSLGGLGRETTALLQVAATLGLTFRQDEILCAYEGPESETRRLLRSCREERVLEVEDQTYRFVHDIFRQYFGSSDVSDSVTVHERLASCLRVLRAADYDVRSLNALDAEQVTEAGVLAVQAALQRDREGDDWRTALPARSLAAVQDSGLTTVLELLVDARAALTRYDFTGCLDVLRRVPHGLAPPLAAETAYLQAMCLMSTRSETDREAGRACLRPWSGLEDTEPELGLRLMRLLLYGLAMMRDKTEAHALEQRIKATLQSRVTFDDSAVDDLYTLDRMSGSLEVPDRALARNREAARHFAPKPGTTTVRRPLEYYRCLVNLGANLIGNAEYAEAVEVCERATVLVEEFEEGTFPRTDYPLSNRLLAEYRLGLVTAKEAVERQRSVIAAYGSTTDPFYAQNALAVYLALDDEFDDSLALFDDLDARLRNTRQRPEPSMRYLIGSNRAAANYLSGNVRQARDEWHSLGPLLGEIAYAAVFYLERRHELLSDVFTGGVPMTATEFDEFLPTHRAQGFGPVWNHYGRGFRIPEVEFWREN, from the coding sequence GTGCCGGATCTGTGGCAGCTGCTGAAACAGGACACCGTTCTCGACCAGGTCGCCCAGGGGCTGCGATCGGGCCAGGGCATGCAGCTGGTGACAGGTCCGCCGGGGGCGGGCAAGTCCCGGCTCGCCGTCGAGATCGGCCAGGCCTGGGAGGCCGCCGGCGGCGTCACGCTCGTGGCCCAGGGCGACCCGGGCCGCGGCGACTCGGCTCTCTACCCGTTCAACTATGCGATGGCCGGGTTGTCGAACCACTGGCGCACCACCGGTGCCCTGGCGCTGGGGGTGGGCCAGGCCGTGGAGTCGCTGCTGGGTACCTACGGCGTGATCACGCTGGCCGTCGGGGCCCTGGCGCAGCTTCCGCAGAAACGCCGCGAGCGCCGGTCCAGGTTTCTCGGTGAGCCCGCCCAGCAGGTGCTGAACCAGCTGGAGCAGAAGGGCCGGAGGAAGCCCCTACTGCTGATCGCCGACAACCTGCACTGGTGGGACGGCGAGTCCCTCGACCTGCTCCGCATGCTTCTGGGCCAGGAACTGCGCGCGACGATGCCGTTCCTCGGCCGCCTGCGGGTACTGGCCGTGGAGACGGTCGAGCCCTATCAGAGCGTGTCCCACCCCCGCGCCCACGAGAACCTGCTCGCCGGCGCGGACACCCGCACCTTCTCGCTGGAACGGGCGCCACGCGACAGGTTTCGCGAGATCCTCGTCGCCCTGGGGGCACCGGAGACGCTCGACCAGGGGGCCGCGGACGAGATCTACACCCTGTCCGGTGCGCACCTCGTGCTGGCCCAGCGGGCGGCGGAGTACATGGCGGGACGCGGGATCGACACCCTGCTGGCCACCGGGGACGCCGAGGACTTCCGGCGCGTCCTGCTGACGCAACGCGTGCACTCACTCGGCGGCCTGGGACGTGAGACCACGGCCCTGCTCCAGGTCGCCGCGACGCTGGGCCTGACGTTCCGGCAGGACGAGATCCTCTGCGCCTACGAGGGTCCGGAGTCCGAGACCCGGCGGCTGCTCCGGTCCTGCCGGGAGGAACGGGTCCTGGAGGTCGAGGACCAGACGTACCGGTTCGTGCACGACATCTTCCGTCAGTACTTCGGCAGCTCCGACGTCTCCGACAGCGTGACCGTGCACGAGCGCCTGGCCTCGTGCCTCAGGGTGCTGCGGGCGGCCGACTACGACGTGCGTTCCCTCAACGCCCTGGACGCGGAGCAGGTGACGGAGGCGGGCGTGCTGGCCGTCCAGGCCGCCCTCCAGCGGGACCGGGAGGGGGACGACTGGCGCACGGCCCTTCCGGCCAGGTCGCTGGCCGCCGTCCAGGACAGTGGCCTCACCACGGTTCTGGAACTCCTGGTGGATGCCCGGGCCGCCCTCACCCGGTACGACTTCACCGGCTGCCTGGACGTGCTCCGGCGGGTGCCGCACGGCCTGGCCCCGCCGCTGGCCGCCGAGACCGCCTACCTCCAGGCGATGTGCCTGATGTCGACCCGCAGCGAGACCGACCGGGAGGCCGGCCGGGCGTGCCTGCGTCCCTGGTCCGGGCTGGAGGACACGGAACCGGAACTCGGCCTGCGCCTGATGCGGCTGCTGCTCTACGGCCTGGCCATGATGCGTGACAAGACCGAGGCGCACGCCCTGGAACAGCGCATCAAGGCGACGCTCCAGTCCCGGGTGACCTTCGACGACTCCGCGGTCGACGACCTGTACACCCTCGACCGGATGTCGGGCAGCCTCGAGGTGCCGGACCGGGCCCTCGCCCGCAACCGTGAGGCCGCAAGGCATTTCGCCCCGAAACCCGGAACGACGACCGTGCGCCGGCCGCTGGAGTACTACCGCTGCCTGGTGAATCTGGGGGCGAACCTGATCGGCAACGCCGAGTACGCCGAGGCGGTGGAGGTCTGCGAACGCGCCACGGTGCTGGTGGAGGAGTTCGAGGAGGGGACGTTCCCGCGCACCGACTACCCGCTCTCGAACCGTCTGCTCGCCGAGTACCGCCTGGGCCTGGTCACCGCCAAGGAGGCGGTGGAGCGGCAACGGTCGGTCATCGCGGCGTACGGAAGCACGACGGACCCGTTCTACGCGCAGAACGCCCTGGCGGTCTACCTCGCCCTCGATGACGAGTTCGACGATTCGCTGGCACTTTTCGATGACCTCGATGCCCGTCTGCGCAACACCCGGCAGCGTCCGGAACCGAGCATGCGATACCTCATCGGGTCCAACCGGGCCGCAGCGAATTATCTTTCGGGCAACGTCCGGCAGGCGAGGGACGAATGGCATTCGCTCGGACCGCTGCTCGGCGAGATCGCCTACGCGGCCGTCTTCTACCTGGAACGCCGACATGAACTGCTCTCGGACGTCTTCACCGGCGGGGTGCCGATGACCGCGACCGAGTTCGACGAGTTTCTGCCCACCCACCGGGCCCAGGGCTTCGGCCCGGTGTGGAACCACTACGGCAGGGGATTCCGCATCCCGGAGGTGGAGTTCTGGCGGGAGAACTAG
- a CDS encoding TIGR02611 family protein — protein sequence MKQTGDGPVKPAQKSDEVRHDQQEDDDVELDPRVWVRRFKAWREALRQRPSTNRLYRLVVGLVGGGIVVGGLALVPLPGPGWLIVFLGLAVLATEFTWADRLEKFARKQVGAWTKWLMAQPIYVRALVGLATAALVVAIFWVLFRVTGVPGWIPDNWIPAWSGLG from the coding sequence GTGAAGCAAACTGGTGACGGACCGGTGAAGCCGGCTCAGAAGTCTGACGAAGTCCGACATGACCAGCAAGAAGATGACGATGTGGAGCTTGATCCACGGGTCTGGGTGCGCCGGTTCAAGGCCTGGCGTGAGGCGCTGCGCCAACGACCCTCCACTAACCGTCTGTATCGACTGGTGGTTGGCCTGGTCGGCGGCGGGATTGTCGTCGGTGGCCTCGCCCTGGTCCCTCTTCCGGGACCGGGCTGGCTGATCGTCTTCCTCGGATTAGCCGTTCTGGCGACCGAATTCACCTGGGCTGACCGATTGGAGAAATTCGCCCGAAAGCAGGTGGGAGCCTGGACGAAGTGGCTCATGGCGCAGCCGATCTACGTTCGCGCCCTGGTCGGTCTGGCCACGGCCGCGCTCGTCGTCGCGATCTTCTGGGTGCTGTTCCGGGTCACGGGGGTGCCCGGCTGGATCCCCGACAACTGGATCCCGGCGTGGTCGGGGCTCGGCTAG
- a CDS encoding SsgA family sporulation/cell division regulator — protein sequence MQPQVDVEASVQLRLVVADADAVPLPVSLRYGASDPYAVRAVFSGDGMEVEWVFARDLLRTGLTTPIGDGDVHVWPSWGTGRELVMISLTSPDGQAVLEASADDVRTFLDRTAAVVPDGEESLYLDLDAAVARLLT from the coding sequence ATGCAGCCGCAAGTAGACGTTGAGGCGTCCGTTCAGCTGCGTCTTGTGGTCGCAGACGCCGATGCCGTGCCCCTTCCGGTCAGCCTGCGGTACGGCGCGTCCGACCCGTATGCAGTCCGGGCCGTGTTCTCCGGTGACGGCATGGAGGTCGAGTGGGTCTTCGCCCGCGACCTGCTCCGCACCGGCCTCACCACGCCGATCGGCGACGGTGACGTTCATGTCTGGCCCTCCTGGGGCACCGGCCGTGAACTGGTCATGATCAGCCTGACCTCCCCGGACGGTCAGGCCGTTCTGGAGGCGAGCGCGGACGACGTCCGCACCTTCCTCGACCGCACCGCCGCCGTGGTGCCGGACGGCGAGGAGAGCCTCTACCTGGATCTCGACGCCGCCGTGGCCCGGCTGCTGACCTGA
- a CDS encoding PHP domain-containing protein — MELPADGHVHSQWSWDARLVGDMDATCARAVALGLPAVVFTEHVDLTPFRPAADVMRDYLAEIPRMVAGSGVFTALAHIDYPVRSWPADAGPFRPEDFEPEFRQALAALADGERALEINTRLPLHPLILRRWVEEGGRTVTFGSDAHRPDAVGDGLGGAGRLARDMGFAPGGRPAGEWTLVR, encoded by the coding sequence ATGGAGCTACCCGCTGACGGGCACGTGCACAGCCAGTGGTCGTGGGACGCTCGGCTGGTCGGTGACATGGACGCCACCTGCGCCCGGGCCGTCGCGCTCGGGCTGCCGGCCGTCGTGTTCACCGAGCATGTCGACCTCACCCCCTTCCGCCCGGCGGCGGACGTGATGCGCGACTACCTGGCCGAGATCCCCCGGATGGTCGCCGGGTCAGGGGTTTTCACCGCGCTGGCCCACATCGACTACCCGGTGCGCAGTTGGCCGGCCGATGCCGGGCCGTTCCGTCCGGAGGACTTCGAGCCGGAGTTCCGGCAGGCGCTCGCCGCCCTGGCCGACGGAGAACGGGCGCTGGAGATCAACACCCGGCTGCCCCTGCATCCGCTGATCCTGCGCCGGTGGGTGGAGGAGGGCGGCAGGACGGTGACGTTCGGCAGCGACGCCCACCGGCCGGACGCCGTGGGTGACGGCCTGGGCGGGGCCGGCCGACTCGCCCGGGACATGGGCTTCGCGCCCGGTGGACGGCCGGCGGGGGAGTGGACGCTGGTCCGCTGA
- a CDS encoding DsbA family protein codes for MVSGKASREARREKIAEARLRVARQEATRKAVRVGSLVIVLVVAVMAGLVFWQEHDSGQEAAAATTATPANLGLDNSVVDGDDSAAVKVVIYEDFQCADCAAFESATRDQLADWVKDGDVQVQYRPVALLDDKSTDDYSTRALNALGAVVNADADAALEFQQLLLDNQPDEGGAGLTDDQLVDYAVQAGADEDIVRTAVEGRTYQDWTAQVTQDASTADVTTTPTVLVNGTALDDVTKKALKSAVTDALAVAAATDTTVSEK; via the coding sequence ATGGTGAGCGGCAAGGCGTCACGTGAGGCGCGCCGGGAGAAGATCGCCGAGGCCCGTCTGCGGGTGGCCCGTCAGGAGGCCACGCGCAAGGCCGTCCGGGTGGGCAGCCTGGTGATCGTCCTGGTCGTGGCCGTCATGGCCGGCCTGGTGTTCTGGCAGGAACACGACAGCGGCCAAGAGGCCGCCGCGGCCACCACCGCCACCCCGGCCAACCTCGGCCTGGACAATTCGGTCGTGGACGGCGACGACAGCGCCGCCGTCAAGGTCGTGATCTACGAGGACTTCCAGTGTGCCGACTGCGCCGCCTTCGAGTCCGCCACGCGTGACCAGCTCGCCGACTGGGTGAAGGACGGCGACGTGCAGGTGCAGTACCGGCCCGTGGCCCTGCTCGACGACAAGTCCACCGACGACTACTCCACCCGAGCCCTGAACGCCCTGGGCGCGGTGGTGAACGCGGACGCCGACGCCGCTCTCGAGTTCCAGCAGCTGCTGCTCGACAACCAGCCGGACGAGGGTGGGGCCGGTCTGACGGACGACCAGCTCGTCGACTACGCCGTGCAGGCCGGGGCCGACGAGGACATCGTGCGCACCGCGGTGGAGGGCAGGACCTACCAGGACTGGACCGCCCAGGTCACCCAGGACGCGTCGACGGCCGACGTGACCACGACGCCGACCGTCCTGGTGAACGGCACCGCCCTGGACGACGTCACCAAAAAGGCCCTGAAGAGCGCCGTGACCGACGCACTGGCCGTGGCCGCCGCGACCGACACCACCGTCAGCGAGAAGTGA
- a CDS encoding L,D-transpeptidase family protein yields the protein MRRTFTVPRTIPSLTASAVLGAALVVTGPAGAQAAALPAAPSATPHTASPVSAAPVAAASAARPTLRRGSSGQAVRTLQKRLNALGYWTGGAADGEFGGLTEQAVFALKKVAGLKRDGVVGPKVWRALDRGVRPKARSTTGHVIEIDKKRQVLKIVNDGRVTYTLNTSTGTGRSYVSQGSTHIASTPSGHFRVFRQIDGYRHAPLGVLYRPKYFNGGIAVHGSNSVPPYAASHGCARLSNTAINWIWNSNKMPIGTRVWVY from the coding sequence ATGAGGCGTACGTTCACGGTCCCCAGAACCATCCCCTCTCTGACGGCGTCGGCCGTGCTGGGCGCGGCCCTCGTCGTCACCGGCCCAGCCGGCGCCCAGGCCGCAGCCCTGCCGGCAGCCCCGTCGGCAACCCCTCACACGGCTTCCCCCGTCTCGGCCGCCCCGGTGGCAGCGGCGAGCGCCGCCCGCCCCACCCTGCGGCGGGGATCGTCGGGCCAGGCCGTCCGCACCCTCCAGAAACGGCTCAACGCACTGGGTTACTGGACCGGCGGCGCGGCCGACGGTGAGTTCGGCGGGCTCACCGAACAGGCCGTGTTCGCCCTGAAGAAGGTGGCCGGGCTCAAGCGCGACGGCGTCGTCGGGCCCAAGGTGTGGCGGGCCCTGGACCGGGGCGTGCGGCCGAAGGCCCGCAGCACCACGGGCCATGTGATCGAGATCGACAAGAAGCGCCAGGTGCTGAAGATCGTCAACGACGGCCGGGTGACCTACACCCTGAACACGTCCACCGGCACCGGCCGCAGCTACGTCAGCCAGGGCAGCACGCACATCGCCAGCACCCCGAGCGGGCACTTCCGGGTGTTCCGCCAGATCGACGGCTACCGGCACGCCCCGCTCGGTGTGCTGTACCGGCCGAAGTACTTCAACGGCGGCATCGCCGTGCACGGATCGAACAGCGTGCCGCCCTACGCGGCGTCCCACGGCTGCGCCCGGCTCAGCAACACGGCCATCAACTGGATCTGGAACAGCAACAAGATGCCGATCGGCACCCGCGTCTGGGTCTACTGA